One Terriglobia bacterium DNA segment encodes these proteins:
- a CDS encoding DEAD/DEAH box helicase, translating into MSSGEWGELAERGAAGPLAWAHPIVREWFERRFESATEPQEQGWPEILAGRTTLISAPTGSGKTLSAFLICIDRLVRKALGGNLQDRTEVLYISPLKALGNDIQKNLEVPLGEILQMAGERGLLMPVIRTAVRTGDTLMHERRAMLKRPPHILVTTPESFYILLTAEKSRAILRDVETVIVDEIHAVADDKRGAHLALSLERLERLTTRPPVRIGLSATQKPIELVAHFLTGSNRPAPAIVNIGHKRQLDLAIEVPNSELGPVASNEMWDEMYDRIAALVREHRSTLVFVNTRRLAERVAHHLAERLGEDAVAAHHGSLARKLRLAAEKRLKNGEVKVLVATASLELGIDIGTVDLVVHLSSPRSIAVTLQRIGRAGHWRGAVPKGRIFATTRDELIECAALVRSIHHGDLDRLIIPEEPLDILAQQIVAACSAEEWKEDELYALVRGAYPYRNLTREIFDSLLTMLSEGLASRRGRYGAYLYRDQVNGRLRARRGARMTAILNGGAIPDNALFTIVAEPEGMVVGTVDEDFAVESMKGEIFLLGNTSWLIRRIEGSSGKIFVEDAHGAPPGIPFWRGEAPSRTTELSAQVSELREKISQLVPNTVPGHANQRLPEVANAVAWLKQECGLDDAGAEQAIEYVVTGRAVLGAVPAHRTVIAERFFDEGGGMQLIIHAPFGGRINKAWGLALRKRFCRSFNFELQAAATDNGLNIALAEQHSFPLADVFQFLQAESVQPVLEQAVLTGSPIFQTRWRWDANRSLALLRFQGGKKVPPQIQRMRGDDLLASVFPDVAACQENITGDIEIPDHPLVREVMKDCLHEAMDIDGLKQVLRGLADGTIKFVAVDTPIPSVFSHEILNANPYAYLDDAPLEERRARAVNMRRTLPESVLQEVGRLEPAAIAEVQADAWPEIRDADELHDTLLSVIALPETLERTVVPEGFDAPHSQPADLWGRFFDDLARDGRAARAQAGGKTFWVATERAKAFHSVYRDAAFEGRVAEMGEAPASDEALLACVTGWMGDLGPTTAREVAAILAIPSSEVEKALLRMEAAGIILRGRFVEGQPGAAVPHDIPHEEQWCERRLLARIHRLTLGTLRKQIEPVTAAQFMRWLLRWQHVAPGLQTRGERGTLEVLRQLQGFEVPANAWERKILARRISEYDPAVLDQLCLTGAVGWGRLSPHPATLEDSAKSMRRVIPTSVAPITFFIREESDWMLPHRADDGELRGLGQGARDVLEFLKTRGASFFADIVRGSGKLKAEVETALWELVAAGMITADGFDNLRSLIDPRRRAGQGSQRSARPRHSAGRWSLLYSAEAAERNKAVEATCWMLLHRYGVVFRDLLARESVVPKWRELHLAFRRLEDRGEVRGGRFVSGFLGEQFALPVAVDSVRNMRTVPPSGETITVSAADPLNLVGILVPGERVPAISGNMVTYRDGVPVEPGEAGLKIAALQ; encoded by the coding sequence ATGTCGTCGGGGGAATGGGGCGAATTAGCAGAGAGGGGCGCAGCCGGTCCGCTGGCCTGGGCCCATCCCATCGTGAGGGAATGGTTCGAGCGCCGCTTTGAGTCGGCGACCGAGCCGCAGGAGCAGGGCTGGCCGGAGATTCTGGCCGGCCGCACCACGCTGATCTCCGCCCCGACCGGTTCCGGCAAGACGCTTTCGGCTTTCCTCATCTGCATCGACCGGCTGGTGCGCAAGGCGTTGGGCGGAAATCTGCAAGACCGCACCGAAGTCCTGTACATCTCCCCGCTGAAGGCGCTGGGCAACGACATTCAGAAGAACCTCGAAGTCCCGCTGGGCGAGATCCTGCAAATGGCCGGCGAGCGCGGGCTGCTGATGCCGGTGATCCGAACGGCCGTCCGCACCGGCGACACGCTCATGCACGAACGCCGGGCGATGCTGAAGCGCCCGCCGCACATCCTGGTGACTACACCCGAATCGTTCTACATCCTGCTGACGGCGGAGAAGAGCCGCGCCATTTTGCGCGACGTCGAGACGGTGATCGTGGACGAGATCCACGCCGTCGCCGATGACAAGCGCGGCGCGCACCTGGCGCTCTCACTGGAGCGCCTGGAGCGACTCACGACTAGGCCGCCGGTGCGGATCGGCCTTTCCGCCACGCAGAAGCCGATCGAGTTGGTCGCGCATTTCCTGACGGGATCGAACCGGCCCGCGCCCGCCATCGTCAACATCGGGCACAAGCGCCAGCTCGATCTCGCGATCGAGGTGCCGAACTCGGAGCTTGGGCCGGTAGCTTCCAACGAGATGTGGGACGAGATGTACGACCGCATCGCGGCGCTGGTGCGGGAGCACCGTTCCACGCTGGTGTTCGTGAACACGCGGCGGCTGGCGGAACGTGTGGCGCACCATCTGGCGGAGCGTCTGGGCGAGGATGCGGTGGCCGCGCACCACGGCTCGCTGGCGCGCAAGCTGCGCCTGGCCGCGGAAAAGAGGCTCAAGAACGGCGAAGTCAAGGTGCTGGTGGCGACCGCGTCGCTGGAGCTGGGTATCGACATCGGGACGGTGGACCTGGTGGTGCACCTCAGCTCGCCGCGCTCCATCGCGGTGACTCTGCAACGCATCGGCCGCGCGGGTCACTGGCGCGGGGCCGTGCCCAAAGGACGCATCTTCGCCACCACGCGCGACGAGCTGATCGAGTGCGCCGCGCTGGTGCGCTCCATCCATCACGGAGATCTCGACCGGCTGATAATCCCCGAGGAGCCGCTGGACATCCTCGCGCAGCAGATCGTGGCCGCCTGTTCGGCGGAAGAGTGGAAGGAAGACGAGCTGTACGCGCTGGTGCGGGGCGCGTATCCGTATCGCAATCTCACGCGCGAAATATTCGATTCGCTGCTGACCATGTTGTCCGAAGGCCTGGCTTCGCGGCGCGGCCGCTACGGGGCGTACCTCTATCGAGACCAGGTGAACGGCCGCTTGCGCGCGCGGCGCGGCGCCCGCATGACCGCGATCTTGAACGGCGGCGCCATCCCGGACAACGCCCTCTTCACCATCGTTGCCGAGCCTGAAGGCATGGTGGTCGGCACCGTGGACGAGGACTTCGCCGTCGAAAGCATGAAGGGGGAGATCTTTCTGCTGGGCAACACCTCGTGGCTGATCCGCCGCATCGAAGGAAGCTCGGGAAAGATTTTCGTCGAAGACGCGCACGGTGCGCCGCCCGGGATCCCCTTCTGGCGCGGCGAGGCGCCGTCGCGGACCACGGAGCTTTCGGCGCAAGTATCGGAGCTGCGCGAGAAGATCTCGCAACTGGTTCCGAACACCGTCCCCGGGCACGCGAACCAGAGATTGCCCGAGGTGGCGAACGCGGTGGCGTGGCTGAAGCAAGAATGCGGGCTGGATGATGCGGGCGCGGAGCAGGCTATCGAGTACGTCGTGACCGGGCGCGCGGTGCTGGGCGCGGTGCCGGCGCATCGCACGGTCATCGCCGAGCGCTTCTTCGACGAGGGCGGCGGAATGCAGCTCATCATTCACGCGCCCTTCGGCGGGCGCATCAACAAAGCCTGGGGGCTGGCGCTGCGCAAGCGTTTCTGCCGCTCGTTCAACTTCGAATTGCAGGCGGCTGCCACCGACAACGGCCTCAACATCGCGCTGGCCGAGCAGCACAGCTTCCCGCTGGCCGATGTCTTCCAGTTTCTGCAAGCCGAGAGCGTGCAGCCGGTTCTGGAGCAGGCGGTGCTGACCGGTTCGCCGATCTTCCAGACGCGCTGGCGTTGGGACGCCAACCGCTCGCTGGCGTTGCTGCGCTTCCAGGGCGGCAAGAAAGTGCCGCCGCAGATCCAGCGCATGCGCGGCGACGACCTGCTGGCGTCGGTGTTCCCCGACGTCGCCGCCTGCCAGGAGAACATCACCGGCGACATCGAGATCCCCGACCACCCGCTGGTGCGCGAGGTGATGAAAGACTGCCTGCACGAGGCCATGGACATTGACGGCCTCAAGCAGGTGCTGCGCGGGCTGGCGGATGGGACGATCAAGTTCGTCGCGGTGGATACGCCCATTCCGTCGGTGTTCTCCCACGAGATTTTGAACGCAAACCCGTACGCGTATCTCGACGACGCACCGCTGGAGGAACGCCGGGCCCGCGCCGTCAACATGCGGCGCACGCTGCCGGAGTCGGTGCTTCAGGAGGTCGGCCGTCTCGAGCCCGCTGCCATCGCCGAGGTACAGGCGGACGCTTGGCCCGAGATTCGCGACGCCGACGAACTGCACGACACGCTGCTGAGCGTCATCGCCCTGCCGGAGACCCTTGAACGCACAGTCGTGCCCGAGGGCTTCGACGCTCCGCACAGTCAGCCTGCGGACCTATGGGGCCGGTTTTTCGACGATCTGGCGCGCGATGGCAGGGCGGCACGCGCGCAAGCTGGCGGAAAGACGTTCTGGGTCGCCACCGAGCGCGCCAAGGCGTTCCATAGCGTCTATCGTGACGCTGCATTCGAGGGCCGTGTTGCCGAGATGGGCGAGGCGCCGGCTTCCGACGAAGCCCTGCTCGCCTGCGTTACCGGCTGGATGGGGGACCTTGGGCCGACCACGGCCCGGGAGGTGGCCGCCATCCTCGCCATTCCCTCAAGCGAAGTGGAGAAGGCGCTGCTGCGAATGGAAGCCGCGGGCATCATCCTGCGCGGAAGATTTGTTGAAGGACAGCCGGGGGCGGCTGTCCCACACGATATCCCACACGAAGAGCAATGGTGCGAGCGACGGCTGCTGGCGCGCATCCATCGGCTGACCCTGGGAACGCTGCGCAAGCAGATCGAGCCGGTGACAGCGGCGCAGTTCATGCGCTGGCTGCTGCGCTGGCAGCACGTCGCGCCGGGCCTGCAAACCCGCGGCGAGCGCGGCACCCTGGAAGTCCTGCGCCAGTTGCAGGGGTTCGAGGTTCCCGCCAATGCCTGGGAGCGGAAGATCCTGGCGCGGCGCATCTCCGAGTACGATCCCGCGGTGCTTGACCAGCTCTGCCTGACCGGCGCGGTGGGCTGGGGCCGGCTTTCGCCGCATCCGGCAACGCTGGAGGATTCGGCCAAGAGCATGCGGCGGGTGATCCCGACCAGCGTGGCTCCGATCACCTTCTTCATTCGCGAAGAATCCGACTGGATGCTGCCCCATCGTGCCGACGACGGCGAACTGCGAGGCCTGGGCCAGGGCGCGCGCGATGTCTTGGAGTTCTTGAAGACGCGCGGCGCGTCGTTCTTCGCCGACATCGTGCGTGGCTCGGGAAAACTCAAGGCGGAGGTGGAGACAGCGCTGTGGGAACTGGTCGCGGCTGGCATGATCACCGCCGACGGATTCGACAATCTGCGGTCGCTCATCGATCCGCGGCGCCGCGCCGGGCAGGGCTCGCAGCGCAGCGCACGGCCACGCCACAGCGCCGGCCGCTGGTCGCTGCTCTATTCGGCTGAGGCGGCGGAGCGCAACAAGGCGGTCGAGGCCACCTGCTGGATGCTGCTGCACCGCTACGGCGTGGTCTTCCGCGACCTGCTGGCGCGCGAATCGGTGGTGCCCAAGTGGCGCGAACTGCACCTCGCGTTTCGCCGATTGGAAGATCGTGGTGAAGTGCGCGGCGGCCGCTTCGTTTCCGGCTTTCTCGGAGAGCAATTCGCGCTGCCGGTGGCGGTGGATTCGGTTCGCAACATGCGAACCGTTCCACCCTCCGGCGAGACCATCACGGTCTCCGCGGCTGACCCGCTAAATCTGGTCGGCATCCTGGTGCCCGGCGAACGCGTGCCGGCTATCTCAGGGAACATGGTCACGTATCGCGACGGAGTGCCGGTAGAGCCCGGAGAGGCCGGGCTGAAGATCGCCGCACTTCAATAA
- a CDS encoding sigma-70 family RNA polymerase sigma factor, translating into MRSVAGAATLGNLASAIAARAEEASVVAELKAGSEDAYAWLIAQFHQSIYSLVYRVLNDPSDAADVTQEVFLKVFRGMKHFNGQASLKTWIYRIAIHEASNQRRWWFRHKSRERSLEPLEPQESRGLGEFLVDDAESPFDAVSHEEVRSRVEMELKQVPEPYRTTVVLRDIEEFSYEEIAEILQVSLGTVKSRLMRGREALKKRLTAYVEQTGPELGLRGGSAARSAKAGAGVTARNIEVTS; encoded by the coding sequence ATGAGATCCGTGGCGGGAGCAGCTACTTTGGGCAACTTGGCCAGCGCTATTGCAGCTCGGGCGGAAGAAGCCTCGGTGGTAGCCGAGCTGAAAGCCGGCTCCGAGGACGCTTACGCCTGGCTCATCGCGCAATTCCACCAGTCCATCTACAGCCTGGTGTATCGCGTGCTGAACGATCCCAGCGATGCGGCCGACGTCACCCAGGAAGTCTTCCTCAAGGTGTTCCGGGGCATGAAACATTTTAACGGCCAAGCCAGCCTGAAGACCTGGATCTACCGCATCGCCATCCACGAGGCTTCCAACCAGCGCCGCTGGTGGTTCCGCCACAAGAGCCGGGAACGCTCGCTGGAGCCGCTGGAGCCGCAAGAAAGCCGTGGCCTGGGAGAGTTCCTGGTGGACGACGCGGAGTCGCCGTTCGACGCCGTCTCGCATGAGGAAGTCCGTTCGCGCGTGGAGATGGAGCTGAAGCAGGTGCCCGAGCCGTACCGCACCACCGTGGTCCTGCGCGACATCGAGGAGTTCTCCTACGAGGAGATTGCGGAGATCCTGCAAGTCTCGCTGGGCACGGTGAAGTCGCGGCTGATGCGCGGCCGCGAAGCGCTGAAGAAACGCTTGACGGCATACGTCGAGCAAACCGGGCCGGAACTGGGATTGCGCGGTGGTTCTGCGGCGCGCTCCGCGAAAGCAGGCGCGGGAGTCACCGCCAGGAATATCGAGGTCACGTCATGA
- a CDS encoding zf-HC2 domain-containing protein, whose protein sequence is MKCTDIRSLFSSYLDGALTGGQMQKLSEHLEGCPACTADYTELRRTQQMVAALGRKRPPADLALKLRVAISREAALRRQRAWNRWSVRLENALNGFMIPATAGLVSAVIFFGVMIGFFALPSSVSAADQEVPIFYTPPQLATVPVEPGIANAIPESLVVETLVDAKGRVQEYRIISGPKDASHYTTQLDNVMIFTTFRPATSFGRPTVGRAVVSFAKINVKG, encoded by the coding sequence ATGAAGTGCACGGATATCCGGTCTTTGTTCTCGTCCTATCTGGATGGCGCGCTGACCGGCGGGCAGATGCAGAAATTGTCCGAGCACCTGGAAGGCTGCCCCGCTTGCACCGCCGATTACACAGAGCTGCGCCGAACCCAGCAGATGGTCGCCGCACTGGGGCGCAAGCGGCCGCCGGCGGACCTGGCGCTGAAGCTGCGGGTCGCCATTTCGCGCGAGGCTGCGCTGCGCCGCCAGCGTGCGTGGAACCGATGGTCGGTCCGTCTCGAGAATGCGTTGAACGGGTTCATGATCCCGGCGACGGCGGGCCTGGTCAGTGCCGTGATCTTCTTCGGGGTCATGATCGGCTTCTTCGCCCTGCCTTCGTCGGTCTCGGCTGCGGACCAGGAGGTGCCGATCTTCTATACTCCGCCGCAGCTGGCGACCGTGCCCGTGGAACCGGGGATCGCGAACGCCATTCCCGAGTCGCTGGTGGTCGAGACCCTGGTGGACGCCAAGGGGCGGGTGCAGGAGTACCGCATCATCTCCGGCCCCAAGGATGCTTCGCATTACACCACGCAGTTGGACAATGTGATGATCTTCACCACCTTCCGCCCGGCGACTTCGTTCGGGCGGCCGACGGTGGGCCGCGCGGTAGTGTCGTTTGCCAAGATCAACGTGAAGGGATAG